Below is a window of Veillonella rodentium DNA.
TTCGTAATCTCGCTGAACCCGAGATCTTTCATGATATCCGCTACTTCCGGATATACTTTCACCAAATCATAAACGGATTTGGATAAATCTAATTTCTTTTCCATGTTAATTACCTCGTTATCAATTTCTATATAATACGTATTTCGCAATATTTCACAACTTATAGTCCTATGATAAACGATATCGATTATAATTTCTGTATCCATGGATATACTTTTAAAAGTTATAAAAAATAATATCAAAAAATAGCGGATAGTCGACCCTCGCATCGAACTGCACACCAAAACCATATCCAGTTCGGCATTCAGTTCACGGAGCAACTACCCGCTATATTTATTTCTGTTACATTTCTGCTATATCTCTATTGTGTTTCTGTCATATTTCTGCAATATACTATTACATAACCACTTCGTAACTACTAATAATTGCTACGTTTCAGGACATTTCCGGAATACATCTGAGAACCATTTATTTATGATGAGGATTCAGCGCCTTTGTATAGTTTTCAGAAACCTTATCCCAGTTGATAACACGGAAGAATTCCTTGATATAATCCGGACGACGATTCTGATAGTGCAAGTAATACGCATGCTCCCACACATCAAGGCCGAGAATGCCCGTTTTGCCTTCCAACAACGGGTTATCCTGATTTGCCGTGGACATAACCTCGAGTTTCCTGTCTTTATTAACTACGAGCCATGCCCAACCGGAGCCGAAGCGCGTTGCGGCCGCATTGGAAAAAGCCTCTACGAATGCATCATAACCGCCCAGATCACGGTCGATGGCCTCTTTCAAATCGCCGGATAATGTGCTGG
It encodes the following:
- a CDS encoding superoxide dismutase, whose amino-acid sequence is MKPFELAPLPYAYDFLEPVIDKETMQIHHDKHHQAYVNNLNAAIAKYPDLPYGCVDCILGDIANVPADIRQAVINNGGGHKNHTLFWEIMTKPDSSTLSGDLKEAIDRDLGGYDAFVEAFSNAAATRFGSGWAWLVVNKDRKLEVMSTANQDNPLLEGKTGILGLDVWEHAYYLHYQNRRPDYIKEFFRVINWDKVSENYTKALNPHHK